One Peromyscus leucopus breed LL Stock chromosome 20, UCI_PerLeu_2.1, whole genome shotgun sequence genomic region harbors:
- the Jrk gene encoding jerky protein homolog yields the protein MASKQAAAKGKGGKRKRVVLTLKEKIDICTRLERGESRKALMQEYNVGMSTLYDIKAHKAQLLRFFASSDSHQALEQRRTLHTPKLEHLDRVLYEWFLVKRAEGIPVSGPMLIEKAKDFYKQMRLTEPCVFSGGWLWRFKARHGIKKLDASSEKQVADHQAAEQFCGFFRSLAAEHGLSPEQVYSADETGLVWRCLPNSTPDDGPMPRFKQSKDRLTVLMCANATGSHRIKPLAIGKGGGPKAFRGIQHLPIAYKAQGNAWVDKEIFSDWFHHIFVPSVREHFRTIGLPEDSKAILLLDHSRAHPQESELVSENVFTIFLPASVTSLLQPTEQGIRRAFMRLFINPPVALQGFPTRHSMNDAIVNVACAWNALPSQVFRRAWRKLWPTVTFPEASSSEEEAECCSMKPHNKTFAHILELVKEGPSCSGSRLQNSRAEEQAVAGRDIEEAPAVGTPSQATGLAEKAEKDAGEDEEAAWEQAATSFQALMRFAERQPCFTMQEVGQLQALHTVFRRQQQLRQPRVALRAVIKLETLQEHPGGCRATAPSTLPCSSAAGGN from the coding sequence ATGGCCTCCAAGCAAGCTGCAGCCAAGGGCAAGGGGGGGAAGCGCAAGCGAGTGGTGCTGACCCTGAAGGAGAAGATCGACATCTGCACTCGGCTCGAGCGTGGTGAGAGCAGGAAGGCCCTGATGCAGGAGTATAACGTGGGCATGTCCACTCTGTACGACATCAAAGCCCACAAGGCCCAGCTGCTCAGGTTCTTTGCCAGCTCAGACTCTCACCAGGCGCTGGAGCAGCGGCGGACCTTGCACACGCCCAAGCTGGAGCACCTGGACCGAGTGCTGTACGAGTGGTTCCTGGTAAAGCGTGCCGAGGGTATCCCTGTGTCGGGCCCCATGCTCATCGAGAAGGCCAAGGACTTCTACAAGCAGATGCGCCTGACAGAGCCCTGTGTGTTCTCTGGAGGGTGGCTTTGGCGCTTCAAGGCCAGGCATGGCATTAAAAAGTTAGATGCCTCGAGCGAGAAGCAGGTGGCTGACCACCAGGCTGCGGAGCAGTTCTGTGGCTTTTTCAGGAGCCTCGCGGCTGAACATGGGCTGTCTCCCGAGCAGGTGTACAGCGCCGATGAGACGGGTCTGGTCTGGCGGTGCTTGCCAAATTCCACCCCGGATGATGGGCCTATGCCCCGCTTCAAACAGAGCAAGGACAGACTGACTGTTTTAATGTGTGCCAATGCCACTGGCTCCCACAGAATCAAGCCCTTGGCCATTGGGAAGGGTGGTGGCCCCAAAGCCTTTAGAGGCATCCAGCACCTGCCTATTGCTTACAAGGCCCAGGGTAATGCCTGGGTAGACAAGGAGATTTTCTCAGACTGGTTCCATCATATTTTTGTCCCCTCCGTGCGAGAGCATTTCAGAACCATAGGCTTGCCTGAGGACAGCAAGGCAATCCTCTTGTTGGACCATTCCCGAGCGCATCCCCAGGAGTCCGAGCTGGTGTCCGAGAATGTCTTCACTATCTTCCTGCCTGCCAGTGTGACCTCCTTATTGCAGCCCACAGAGCAAGGCATTCGCAGAGCCTTCATGAGGCTCTTTATTAACCCTCCTGTGGCCTTACAGGGCTTCCCCACCCGGCACAGCATGAACGATGCCATAGTCAATGTGGCCTGTGCCTGGAATGCTCTGCCGAGCCAGGTCTTCAGGCGGGCTTGGAGGAAGCTGTGGCCCACTGTCACATTCCCCGAGGCTTCCTCCTCTGAGGAGGAAGCAGAATGCTGCAGCATGAAGCCTCACAATAAGACTTTTGCACACATCCTTGAGCTCGTGAAAGAAGGGCCCTCCTGTTCTGGCAGCAGGCTTCAGAACAGCAGGGCTGAAGAGCAGGCTGTGGCGGGGAGGGACATAGAGGAGGCCCCTGCCGTTGGGACACCGTCCCAGGCCACTGGGCTCgcagaaaaggcagagaaagatgcTGGTGAGGATGAGGAGGCAGCCTGGGAGCAGGCAGCCACCTCCTTCCAGGCACTTATGCGCTTTGCAGAGCGGCAGCCATGTTTTACCATGCAGGAGGTGGGGCAGCTGCAGGCATTGCACACGGTGTTCAGGAGACAGCAGCAGTTGAGGCAGCCCCGCGTGGCTCTCAGGGCTGTGATCAAACTCGAGACCCTTCAGGAGCACCCTGGTGGGTGTCGGGCCACAGCCCCCTCCACCTTGCCCTGCTCCTCCGCAGCAGGTGGTAACTGA